The following are from one region of the Paenibacillus sp. JZ16 genome:
- a CDS encoding ABC transporter permease, which produces MARTLTWRVLTSLIVIVGSLVLVFSILYVLPGDPTDNMVDPSMATPEVIANLRHELGVDQPFHIQFLRYFGGILQGDFGMSLINSDPVLPKIVESFPATLALTAASSLVSVIVGILLGVLSAIHRNKAIDIIARIVGLFGISMPTFWSGILLILIFSITLGWFPAMGSDGWKTLVLPALALGTVGAGFIVRMVRNSMLDVINEQFIVTLRSKGLAERAVMYRHALRNALIPAVTMIGMLVGEMLAGTVVIETVFSRQGIGRIIADAIMAKDLPVVQGVILFSAIIYVIVNLIVDISYAWIDPRVRRSA; this is translated from the coding sequence ATGGCTAGAACGTTGACCTGGCGAGTGTTGACCTCTTTGATTGTCATCGTCGGTTCGCTTGTCCTGGTATTCTCCATTCTATATGTCCTTCCGGGGGACCCGACGGATAACATGGTGGATCCCTCCATGGCAACGCCGGAAGTGATCGCGAATCTGCGGCACGAGCTTGGGGTCGACCAACCCTTTCATATTCAGTTCCTTCGTTATTTCGGCGGCATTCTTCAAGGCGATTTCGGCATGTCGCTGATCAATTCCGATCCGGTGCTGCCGAAGATCGTGGAGAGTTTCCCGGCAACGCTCGCGCTGACGGCGGCAAGCTCGCTGGTCTCGGTCATCGTTGGCATTCTGCTTGGGGTATTGTCGGCGATTCACCGGAACAAGGCGATTGACATCATCGCCCGGATCGTCGGTTTATTCGGCATATCGATGCCCACCTTCTGGTCGGGCATTCTGCTGATCCTGATTTTCTCCATCACGCTGGGCTGGTTCCCGGCCATGGGCTCGGATGGCTGGAAGACGCTGGTGCTGCCGGCACTGGCGCTGGGAACGGTGGGAGCAGGCTTCATCGTGCGCATGGTCCGTAACAGCATGCTCGATGTGATCAACGAGCAGTTCATCGTGACCTTGCGTTCCAAAGGCCTTGCGGAGCGGGCGGTGATGTACCGTCATGCACTGCGCAATGCGCTGATTCCAGCCGTGACCATGATCGGGATGCTTGTCGGCGAGATGCTGGCGGGCACGGTGGTCATCGAGACGGTTTTTTCCCGGCAGGGAATCGGCAGAATTATTGCCGATGCCATCATGGCCAAGGATCTGCCAGTCGTTCAAGGGGTGATTCTTTTTTCCGCCATCATCTATGTCATCGTGAACCTGATCGTGGATATTTCCTATGCATGGATCGATCCGCGCGTCAGACGTTCGGCTTAA
- a CDS encoding ABC transporter ATP-binding protein, whose protein sequence is MINLLDIQQLSVDFRTRRGTIHAIRDVTLSIGAGETVCLVGESGSGKTVTSKAIMRLIDHEHGRITGGSLRLGGTDLASLTEAELRRYRGKKMAMVFQEPMAAFDPVFTIGQQIEETILQHERVSKREARDRAARLLGRVGIPEPELRLKQYPGELSGGMLQRAMIAMSLSCGPDLLIADEPTTALDVTIQAQILRLLKDLQQEFGMSILLITHDLGIAADMADRIVVMYAGEIVEEAPAAELFALPRHPYTRGLLRSVATLDTVQGSKLHAIEGSIPNLAALPDGCRFHPRCPFASERCTQETPSLAGDEGGRTACWHSEELVLRKDWLEEAAEAVSGAASGAVSEAAFKAISKTVPGEASQPRCADISFGIDEMTIKNSLDIQKHKHDPFVESPDVLFAVENLRKYYPVHGDGFGRKKLIRAVDDVSFTIRRRETFGLVGESGSGKSTLGRVLLQLERATEGKVLFEGEDLTKLGGTALRRARRHMQTIFQDPYGSLDPRWRIGDSIAEPLLVHLHLPASAVQERVHELLGLVGLDPSWADRYPHEFSGGQRQRIGIARAIALNPRFILADEAVSALDVSVQAQIMNLLQDLQQRLGLTYLFIAHGLQVVRHLSDRIGVMYLGKLVEIAPSESLFLRPAHPYTRALIDSIPQGAPGGSQPTGGIEGEIPSPANPPSGCRFHTRCPLATARCREEEPQLLVLESGHYAACHHPL, encoded by the coding sequence ATGATTAATTTACTGGATATTCAACAGCTGTCGGTTGATTTTAGAACCCGGCGGGGGACGATTCATGCGATCCGCGACGTGACGCTTTCGATAGGGGCAGGGGAGACGGTATGTCTGGTGGGCGAATCCGGGAGTGGCAAGACGGTGACGTCCAAAGCCATCATGCGCCTGATCGATCATGAGCATGGCCGGATCACGGGCGGTTCCCTGAGGCTTGGCGGGACGGATCTTGCCAGCCTGACGGAGGCCGAGCTGAGGCGTTATCGCGGGAAAAAAATGGCGATGGTTTTTCAAGAGCCCATGGCTGCCTTTGATCCCGTCTTTACCATTGGGCAGCAGATTGAGGAAACCATTCTGCAGCACGAGCGGGTATCGAAGCGGGAGGCGAGGGATCGTGCGGCCAGGCTGCTTGGACGGGTAGGCATTCCCGAACCGGAGCTGCGGCTGAAGCAGTATCCGGGGGAACTGTCCGGCGGGATGCTGCAAAGGGCGATGATCGCCATGTCCTTGTCCTGCGGGCCGGATCTTCTGATCGCGGACGAACCGACAACCGCTCTGGATGTCACGATACAAGCGCAGATTCTGCGCCTGCTGAAGGATCTGCAGCAGGAATTCGGCATGTCCATCCTGCTGATTACGCATGATCTGGGGATCGCGGCCGATATGGCGGACCGGATCGTGGTGATGTATGCGGGGGAGATCGTCGAAGAGGCACCGGCGGCCGAACTGTTTGCCCTTCCCCGCCACCCCTATACTCGGGGGCTGCTTCGCTCCGTAGCCACGCTGGATACGGTTCAGGGATCCAAGCTTCATGCGATTGAAGGGTCCATTCCGAATCTGGCTGCGCTGCCGGATGGCTGCCGCTTTCATCCGCGGTGCCCTTTCGCAAGTGAGCGCTGCACGCAGGAGACGCCTTCCTTAGCGGGGGATGAGGGCGGGAGAACGGCCTGCTGGCATTCGGAGGAGCTCGTGCTGAGAAAGGACTGGCTGGAAGAAGCCGCCGAGGCGGTTTCTGGTGCAGCTTCTGGTGCAGTTTCCGAGGCTGCTTTCAAGGCGATTTCCAAAACTGTTCCAGGGGAAGCGTCGCAACCACGATGTGCTGATATAAGCTTTGGCATCGATGAGATGACGATTAAGAATAGCTTGGATATTCAGAAGCACAAGCATGATCCGTTCGTAGAATCCCCGGACGTGTTGTTTGCCGTCGAGAATCTCCGAAAGTATTATCCCGTGCATGGGGATGGCTTCGGCAGGAAGAAGCTGATCCGGGCCGTGGATGACGTAAGCTTCACGATTCGCAGGAGGGAAACCTTCGGGCTGGTTGGTGAATCCGGGAGCGGGAAATCCACGCTGGGCCGAGTGCTGCTGCAGCTGGAGCGGGCAACGGAGGGCAAGGTCCTGTTCGAGGGGGAGGACCTGACGAAGCTGGGAGGCACGGCATTGCGCAGGGCACGGCGCCATATGCAGACGATCTTTCAGGATCCCTACGGGTCGCTTGATCCTCGCTGGAGGATCGGGGACAGTATTGCCGAACCACTCTTGGTACACCTTCATCTGCCCGCATCGGCCGTGCAGGAGCGTGTCCATGAGCTGCTTGGTCTGGTCGGGCTTGACCCTTCGTGGGCGGATCGGTATCCCCATGAATTCTCCGGAGGGCAGCGGCAGCGCATTGGCATCGCCAGGGCCATCGCGCTGAACCCGCGGTTTATACTGGCTGATGAAGCGGTGTCCGCTCTGGACGTGTCGGTTCAGGCGCAGATTATGAATTTGCTGCAGGACTTGCAGCAGAGGCTAGGGCTGACCTATCTGTTCATCGCCCACGGCCTGCAAGTCGTTCGCCATCTATCCGATAGGATCGGCGTGATGTACCTTGGGAAGCTGGTCGAGATTGCCCCGAGCGAATCCCTGTTTCTCAGGCCGGCCCATCCGTATACGCGGGCGCTGATCGATTCGATACCTCAGGGAGCTCCGGGTGGAAGCCAGCCGACAGGCGGCATAGAGGGTGAGATTCCCTCTCCGGCGAATCCGCCTTCCGGCTGTCGGTTCCATACCCGCTGCCCGCTTGCAACCGCACGCTGCCGCGAAGAAGAACCGCAATTGCTGGTTCTGGAGAGCGGCCATTATGCAGCCTGTCATCATCCGCTGTGA
- a CDS encoding DHA2 family efflux MFS transporter permease subunit, translated as MSINMGHFRAKTGSGQAELPFWPLLITLFLGSFAGMYHVVSLNVSLPGFIGIFDAELSTVQWMITGFSLACGMITPVSGYLVDRFGGRSMFLLSLAGITAGSILCALSWNIYALIGFRMVQGLFCGLIQPISLTMIYQTLPRERQPLAVSVWSFSTVLGTAIGPSLSGWFQQHDWRWIFLVTVPIGAAAWIAGLLLLPSGFTAVRKRLDVAGLVLATVGSLVLLLLFGNIHAWGLQSPLSWGCLIIGTLCVMMFVRVELRTREPLLNLRLFRNTAFAISLAVSLILTFALYSGVYFIPLFLEEIQGLSPFQVGLLFLPAAACLTIATFLSGRWYASWGPALLITLGSLILFVTTFRFSRLHMETTLITVMIWMCIRNVGSGLAISPATSAAMAAVTEQESGHASALLNWLRQLFSSITLGMFTSLFYARLNVHEGRLSNATLGETKEWLHRIIYTRSIDDVFLVASGLVALAIPLALLLRRRKQTLKAAGSSAMQEPSA; from the coding sequence ATGTCCATAAATATGGGCCATTTCCGGGCGAAGACTGGCAGCGGGCAGGCCGAGCTTCCATTCTGGCCGCTTTTGATCACGTTGTTTCTCGGATCGTTTGCCGGCATGTACCACGTCGTATCACTCAATGTGTCTCTCCCAGGTTTTATCGGCATATTCGATGCCGAGCTGAGCACGGTACAGTGGATGATTACCGGGTTCTCGCTGGCCTGCGGGATGATAACGCCGGTGAGCGGATACCTCGTGGACCGTTTCGGGGGCAGATCCATGTTCTTGTTGTCCCTTGCGGGAATTACGGCAGGTTCCATTCTGTGCGCGTTGTCATGGAACATCTATGCGCTCATCGGATTTCGCATGGTTCAAGGCTTGTTCTGCGGGCTGATTCAGCCCATCTCCCTGACGATGATTTACCAGACGCTCCCGCGGGAAAGACAACCGCTTGCGGTCAGCGTATGGTCGTTCTCGACGGTGCTCGGCACCGCCATCGGCCCCTCGCTCAGCGGCTGGTTTCAGCAGCATGATTGGCGTTGGATCTTTCTGGTTACGGTGCCGATTGGAGCGGCTGCATGGATAGCCGGCCTGCTTCTGCTCCCATCCGGGTTTACCGCTGTTCGGAAAAGGCTGGATGTGGCCGGTCTTGTTCTAGCCACGGTAGGAAGTCTGGTCCTGCTGCTGCTTTTTGGCAATATACATGCATGGGGGCTGCAATCCCCTCTGTCATGGGGATGCTTGATCATAGGCACTCTATGTGTGATGATGTTTGTCCGGGTTGAGCTGCGAACACGTGAGCCGCTTCTGAATCTAAGATTGTTCCGCAATACTGCCTTTGCGATCAGCTTGGCTGTTTCGCTCATATTAACCTTCGCGCTCTATTCCGGTGTTTACTTCATCCCGCTGTTTCTGGAGGAAATCCAGGGTCTGTCTCCTTTCCAGGTCGGGTTGCTGTTCCTTCCGGCTGCGGCGTGCCTCACCATCGCTACCTTCCTGTCAGGGAGGTGGTATGCCTCTTGGGGACCAGCTCTGCTAATTACGCTGGGCAGCCTGATCCTGTTCGTCACGACCTTCCGATTCAGCAGGCTTCATATGGAAACGACGCTGATCACCGTCATGATCTGGATGTGTATCCGCAACGTAGGCTCCGGCCTGGCTATTTCCCCGGCAACAAGCGCAGCGATGGCAGCGGTCACGGAGCAGGAATCGGGCCATGCGTCGGCGCTGCTGAACTGGTTGCGGCAGTTGTTCAGCTCGATTACGCTGGGCATGTTTACGTCACTGTTCTATGCGCGATTGAACGTGCATGAAGGCAGATTGTCTAACGCTACTTTAGGCGAAACCAAGGAGTGGCTGCATCGGATCATTTACACGAGGAGCATTGATGATGTGTTCCTGGTGGCAAGCGGGCTGGTTGCACTGGCCATCCCCTTGGCTCTTCTCCTCCGGCGAAGAAAGCAAACCTTGAAGGCTGCCGGCAGCTCAGCTATGCAAGAGCCATCGGCTTAA
- a CDS encoding M20 metallopeptidase family protein: protein MTAAVELDEMMDFAGELHEELSRIRRDLHQHPELLYDVFRTSKLVADLLESWGIEVRRNVGRHFGMGIVGTLHGTAGSGPTLLLRADMDALPIREENDVSYRSKHEGVMHACGHDAHTAMLLGAARTLAHYRHRVRGTIRFVFQPAEEGALPSPLDGRLLSGGRDMIEDGVLEHVDQCYALHVMPELPVGSFGVHTRYAMAASSHFRVHFHGTPGHHSSPHLATDALQMAARYVTEVNSLMANRVDPSEPAVLAFGTLQAGTAINVIAAHSELAGTFRAFRKDTVAAITEGLRRLAASIADQAGGSYKLELREGMAVVNDGTALRRMTQAAGQVLGEEHVHALHPPSLAGEDFGWYLDQVPGAFGFIGCGNRDRGIVHAIHQPRFDVDEAVLVHGTRIWVRLALHDVYE, encoded by the coding sequence ATGACGGCAGCTGTAGAACTGGATGAAATGATGGATTTTGCGGGGGAGCTTCATGAAGAGCTCTCCAGGATCCGGAGGGACCTTCATCAGCATCCCGAGCTCCTGTACGATGTCTTCCGCACTTCGAAGCTTGTGGCTGATCTCTTGGAGTCGTGGGGGATTGAGGTTAGGCGGAATGTGGGCAGACATTTCGGGATGGGGATCGTCGGTACGCTTCATGGAACGGCCGGCAGCGGACCGACCCTTCTGCTGCGAGCCGACATGGATGCCCTGCCGATCCGGGAGGAGAACGACGTGTCTTACCGATCGAAACATGAAGGGGTGATGCATGCTTGCGGGCATGATGCCCATACCGCAATGCTGCTGGGCGCGGCGCGGACCTTGGCACACTATCGCCATCGCGTCCGCGGCACGATCCGCTTTGTCTTTCAGCCTGCCGAGGAAGGGGCTCTACCAAGTCCGCTAGACGGACGGCTGCTGTCGGGCGGGCGCGATATGATTGAAGACGGCGTACTGGAGCATGTGGATCAATGTTATGCCCTCCATGTGATGCCTGAGCTGCCTGTCGGTTCGTTTGGCGTCCATACCCGCTATGCCATGGCGGCATCAAGCCATTTTAGAGTGCATTTCCATGGAACCCCGGGGCATCACAGCTCCCCTCACCTGGCTACGGATGCCCTCCAAATGGCAGCCCGGTACGTAACGGAGGTCAACAGCTTGATGGCCAACCGGGTGGATCCCTCTGAACCAGCCGTGCTGGCATTCGGGACGCTTCAGGCAGGCACCGCCATCAACGTCATCGCTGCGCACAGTGAGCTTGCGGGAACCTTTCGGGCATTTCGGAAGGACACCGTGGCGGCGATTACGGAGGGCTTAAGGCGTCTGGCCGCCTCCATTGCGGACCAAGCAGGCGGCAGCTATAAGCTGGAGCTTCGTGAAGGGATGGCCGTGGTCAACGACGGAACCGCGCTGCGTCGTATGACGCAAGCCGCAGGGCAAGTGCTGGGCGAGGAGCATGTACATGCACTCCACCCACCCAGCCTGGCAGGCGAGGATTTTGGTTGGTACCTGGATCAGGTCCCGGGCGCTTTTGGATTCATCGGCTGCGGGAACCGGGATCGGGGGATCGTCCATGCGATTCACCAGCCCCGATTCGATGTGGATGAAGCTGTCCTGGTGCATGGGACGCGAATATGGGTGCGCCTAGCCCTACATGACGTTTACGAATAA
- a CDS encoding ABC transporter ATP-binding protein, with amino-acid sequence MNTLEAKGLGLSYGGDFIFENLDLTVPIGKITVFIGSNGCGKSTLLRSMARLLKPQRGSVVLNGADIASLSTKDVARKLAILPQGPTAPEGLTVMQLVKQGRYPYQSWLRQWSREDEEAVAAALASTGLTELSDRTVDSLSGGQRQRAWIAMTLAQETPLILLDEPTTYLDLTHQIEVLDLLYELNVQEQRTIVMVLHDINLACRYADHIVAIRDGSIKAKGAPGEIINSELMQTVFQLPCEIIPDPLYGTPMCVPRGKGMRRPSAVKQEPAEPKQTTTPPTPELAPV; translated from the coding sequence ATGAATACGCTGGAAGCAAAGGGATTGGGTCTGTCCTATGGGGGAGACTTTATATTCGAAAATCTGGATTTAACCGTGCCAATAGGTAAAATCACCGTGTTTATCGGCAGCAACGGCTGCGGCAAATCCACTTTGCTGCGCTCCATGGCCAGGCTGCTGAAACCGCAGCGTGGCTCGGTTGTACTGAATGGAGCCGATATCGCAAGCTTGTCCACGAAGGACGTGGCGCGTAAGCTCGCAATTTTGCCTCAGGGACCTACCGCCCCGGAAGGATTGACAGTCATGCAGCTGGTAAAGCAAGGACGCTATCCATACCAGAGCTGGCTTCGTCAATGGTCACGCGAGGATGAGGAAGCCGTCGCGGCGGCGCTGGCATCCACAGGTTTGACTGAACTGTCTGACCGTACGGTTGACTCGTTATCCGGCGGCCAACGCCAGCGGGCTTGGATCGCGATGACGCTGGCACAAGAGACGCCGCTCATTTTGCTTGATGAACCGACCACCTATCTGGATTTAACCCACCAGATCGAAGTGCTCGATCTGCTGTATGAATTAAACGTTCAAGAGCAACGGACCATTGTCATGGTGCTGCATGATATCAATCTGGCCTGCCGCTATGCCGATCATATCGTCGCCATTCGCGACGGAAGCATCAAGGCCAAGGGCGCACCGGGAGAAATCATTAATTCCGAGCTGATGCAAACCGTGTTCCAACTGCCGTGCGAGATTATTCCGGACCCGTTGTACGGGACCCCGATGTGCGTCCCGCGCGGAAAAGGCATGCGCAGGCCTTCAGCCGTCAAGCAGGAACCAGCGGAACCAAAACAAACAACTACGCCACCCACCCCTGAATTGGCACCAGTGTAG
- a CDS encoding ABC transporter permease, producing MREAVSAKTVWRERRLTSPSTRRLGRFSANDGFLYAAGLVVLFIVACAIVPQWIAPYAPTDMLTDRIMQAPSAAHLFGTDYFGRDIFSVVVHGSRDSLFIGFASVLVGGLIGGTIGALSGYAGGWVDTVLMRLNDILMTIPGILLALAIAGALGPSLFNVVLAVAVSAIPGYARVMRAQIMSIKNRTFVKAAGSIGASPLRIFWHHVLPNSLSPLLVMATIGIGTSILTGSGLSFLGLGVLREVPDWGTLLSQGRGYLTVAWWMCTFPGLAITAFVLSVNIIGDRLRDHLDPKKITQR from the coding sequence ATGAGAGAGGCGGTCTCCGCCAAAACGGTTTGGCGTGAACGAAGGCTGACGTCCCCTTCTACGCGCCGGCTCGGCCGATTCTCGGCGAATGATGGGTTTTTGTACGCCGCAGGTTTGGTTGTGCTGTTTATCGTGGCATGCGCCATCGTGCCGCAGTGGATCGCGCCTTATGCCCCGACGGATATGCTGACGGACCGTATTATGCAGGCGCCGAGCGCGGCCCATCTATTTGGTACCGACTATTTTGGCAGGGATATATTCAGCGTGGTCGTTCATGGCAGCCGGGATTCGCTCTTTATCGGTTTTGCCTCCGTCCTCGTGGGAGGGTTGATTGGCGGCACGATCGGAGCATTGTCCGGGTATGCAGGTGGCTGGGTGGATACCGTTCTGATGCGGTTGAACGACATTCTGATGACCATTCCGGGCATCCTGCTCGCATTGGCGATTGCCGGGGCTCTCGGACCGAGCCTGTTCAATGTCGTGCTGGCGGTGGCAGTCTCCGCCATACCGGGTTATGCCCGGGTGATGAGGGCCCAGATTATGAGCATCAAGAACCGGACGTTCGTGAAGGCGGCGGGGTCCATCGGCGCTTCGCCGCTGCGTATTTTTTGGCACCATGTGCTGCCGAACAGCCTGTCCCCCCTGCTGGTTATGGCAACCATCGGAATCGGAACCTCCATACTGACAGGGTCGGGGCTGAGCTTTCTCGGTCTTGGCGTGCTCCGGGAAGTGCCGGATTGGGGGACGCTGCTCTCTCAAGGCAGAGGATACCTGACCGTTGCGTGGTGGATGTGCACCTTTCCCGGTCTTGCCATTACGGCATTTGTTCTGTCCGTCAATATTATAGGCGACCGGCTGAGAGATCATCTCGATCCAAAAAAAATCACGCAGCGATAG
- a CDS encoding ABC transporter substrate-binding protein: MRNHAQKRGKPVAAAALVLMLLLSACGGQQASSGSTTAAGALAAQGVPPQGGELSFALATSPDTLDPHRSGLAVSVRVIRTIHDSLVVQLPDHTIKPWLATEWEVSEDGLSYTFKLRKDVKFHDGTPFNAEAVKYNFDRILDPATKASNAAALLQPYQSSEVLDEYTVKLNLATPSRAFLGNLSQALLGIVSPAAAQKYGDQLGQHPVGTGPFKFVKWEENAGIHVERNPDYKWAPELVTNQGAPYLDGIDFRIVPEEATRIGSVQSKQVLAAETVPPQHILTLEKDPNFQLLQTNTVGLPYTLFFNKDREPWNELKARQAVQLAVDVDTIVKTLYLGTYERAWSPLTPGTFGYDASLEQSIKPDIPKANRLLDELGWVRGEDGIRVKDGKKLTLRYVDGTPNREKRNDIAVMIQQQLKQIGIAVEVEITKDIRTVVYTNGDYDLYGNSQVNSDPNALYSFYHSYDPKGQASLSRLNDPDVDQWLEQGRVEKDDAKRAELYQQVQQYIIDHAIILPIYVFPYTVAASNSVQGVLFDSLGYPLFNDVSLQK, from the coding sequence ATGAGAAACCATGCTCAAAAACGAGGGAAACCGGTTGCCGCTGCTGCTTTGGTATTGATGCTGCTGCTGTCCGCATGCGGAGGGCAGCAGGCCTCTTCAGGGAGCACGACGGCAGCAGGAGCACTTGCCGCACAAGGCGTACCCCCACAGGGAGGAGAACTCAGCTTTGCCCTTGCGACATCGCCTGACACGCTGGATCCGCACCGCAGCGGGCTGGCGGTATCCGTTCGAGTCATCCGTACGATTCACGACAGTCTGGTGGTTCAGCTGCCTGATCATACGATCAAGCCTTGGCTGGCGACGGAGTGGGAAGTCTCGGAGGATGGCCTCAGCTATACGTTCAAGCTTCGGAAGGACGTGAAGTTCCACGACGGTACCCCGTTTAATGCGGAAGCGGTGAAATATAATTTCGACCGGATCCTGGATCCGGCCACGAAAGCGTCCAATGCGGCAGCATTGCTGCAGCCGTACCAGTCTTCGGAAGTTCTGGACGAATATACGGTCAAGCTGAATCTGGCCACGCCATCCCGAGCTTTTCTCGGCAATTTGAGTCAAGCATTACTGGGGATTGTCTCTCCGGCCGCGGCACAAAAATACGGCGATCAGCTCGGGCAGCATCCGGTCGGCACCGGGCCGTTCAAGTTTGTGAAATGGGAGGAGAACGCAGGGATTCACGTAGAACGTAATCCGGATTACAAGTGGGCGCCGGAGCTGGTGACCAATCAGGGAGCCCCTTATTTGGACGGCATCGATTTCCGAATCGTTCCGGAGGAGGCCACGCGAATCGGAAGCGTTCAGAGCAAGCAGGTGCTTGCCGCCGAGACGGTGCCGCCCCAGCATATTTTGACGCTGGAGAAGGACCCGAACTTCCAGCTGCTGCAGACGAACACCGTCGGGTTGCCCTACACGCTTTTTTTCAATAAAGACCGCGAACCATGGAATGAATTAAAAGCGCGGCAGGCCGTACAGCTTGCGGTGGATGTGGATACGATCGTTAAGACATTGTATTTAGGCACTTATGAGCGTGCCTGGTCCCCGTTAACGCCGGGAACGTTCGGGTATGACGCATCGCTTGAGCAGTCGATTAAGCCGGACATCCCAAAGGCTAATCGGCTGCTGGATGAGCTCGGATGGGTGAGGGGCGAAGACGGAATCCGGGTTAAGGACGGCAAGAAACTTACGCTTCGCTATGTGGACGGCACGCCGAACCGGGAGAAGCGCAACGATATTGCGGTGATGATTCAGCAGCAGCTGAAGCAGATCGGCATCGCCGTCGAGGTCGAGATCACAAAGGATATCCGCACGGTGGTGTATACCAACGGCGATTATGATTTGTACGGCAACAGCCAGGTGAACTCGGATCCGAACGCACTCTATTCGTTCTATCACTCCTATGATCCGAAAGGCCAGGCGAGCCTGTCCAGGCTGAACGATCCGGATGTGGATCAATGGCTTGAACAGGGGCGGGTGGAGAAGGACGACGCGAAACGTGCGGAGCTGTACCAGCAGGTCCAGCAATATATCATCGACCATGCGATCATCCTCCCGATTTATGTGTTTCCATACACGGTGGCAGCATCGAACTCGGTTCAAGGCGTGCTGTTCGATTCGCTGGGCTACCCGTTATTCAATGATGTGTCTCTGCAAAAATAG
- a CDS encoding LLM class flavin-dependent oxidoreductase yields MAKQRQLKLGALLHGVGGGTSMWRHPDAQPDASVNFGLYKQWVQKAEEGKFDLIFIADGLYINEKSIPHFLNRFEPITILSALAAVSKNIGLVGTLSTSYSEPFTVARQFASLDKISDGRAGWNIVTSPLEGSALNYGRKEHPEHDKRYRIATEYLEVARGLWDSWEDDAFVRNKETGVFFDPEKMHTLNHEGEFFSVKGPLNIARSKQGQPVIFQAGSSEVGKNYASKEADAVFTGHESVEDAAAFYQDVKARAAGFGRNPDEVLIFPGISPIIGSTAEEAERKYEEVASLVTIENALDYLGRFFEHHDFSQYPLDEPFPELGDLGKNSFQSGTDKIKRDAKEKGLTLRQVALQSATPRGGFIGTPEQVADKIQAWFEAGAADGFMITAAVPNGLEDFVDQVVPILQERGLYRTEYESDTLRGNLGLPVPENRYSKGKAVAARS; encoded by the coding sequence ATGGCAAAGCAAAGACAATTGAAACTGGGGGCGCTCCTGCACGGCGTGGGGGGAGGAACCTCCATGTGGCGGCATCCGGACGCGCAGCCTGACGCAAGCGTTAATTTTGGGCTGTATAAGCAGTGGGTTCAGAAAGCCGAAGAGGGCAAGTTCGATCTGATCTTCATTGCGGACGGCTTGTATATCAACGAAAAATCAATCCCGCATTTTCTGAATCGCTTTGAGCCGATCACCATTCTGAGCGCACTAGCCGCCGTCAGTAAAAACATCGGTCTAGTCGGTACGTTATCCACCTCGTACAGCGAGCCGTTCACCGTTGCCCGTCAGTTCGCTTCGCTCGACAAGATTAGCGACGGACGGGCAGGCTGGAACATCGTCACTTCTCCACTGGAGGGCTCCGCCCTGAATTACGGCAGGAAGGAGCATCCGGAGCACGATAAGCGATATCGGATCGCAACGGAGTATTTGGAGGTGGCCCGGGGCCTATGGGATTCCTGGGAGGACGATGCTTTCGTGCGGAATAAGGAGACGGGCGTTTTTTTCGATCCCGAGAAAATGCACACGCTGAATCACGAAGGCGAGTTCTTCTCCGTGAAGGGGCCGCTGAACATCGCCCGTTCCAAGCAGGGACAGCCGGTTATATTTCAAGCGGGATCGTCCGAGGTCGGCAAGAACTACGCCTCCAAGGAAGCTGATGCCGTATTCACCGGTCATGAGTCCGTGGAGGATGCGGCAGCCTTTTATCAGGACGTGAAGGCGCGGGCGGCGGGATTCGGCCGGAATCCGGACGAAGTGCTGATCTTCCCCGGCATCAGTCCGATTATCGGCAGCACGGCCGAAGAGGCCGAGCGCAAATATGAGGAGGTAGCCAGTCTGGTGACCATCGAGAATGCCCTGGATTACCTCGGCCGCTTCTTCGAGCATCACGATTTCTCCCAGTACCCGCTGGATGAACCGTTCCCTGAGCTGGGTGACTTGGGCAAGAACAGTTTCCAGAGCGGCACTGACAAAATCAAAAGGGATGCCAAGGAGAAGGGGCTCACGCTCCGGCAAGTGGCGCTGCAGTCGGCCACGCCGCGCGGCGGGTTTATCGGCACGCCGGAGCAGGTGGCAGACAAGATCCAGGCTTGGTTCGAAGCAGGCGCGGCCGACGGCTTTATGATCACCGCGGCGGTGCCGAACGGGCTGGAGGATTTTGTGGACCAAGTCGTGCCGATTCTGCAGGAGAGAGGCCTCTACAGAACCGAGTACGAGAGCGACACGCTGCGCGGCAATTTGGGATTGCCCGTGCCCGAGAACCGGTACAGCAAAGGTAAGGCAGTTGCTGCACGTTCATAA